Proteins encoded by one window of Geitlerinema sp. PCC 9228:
- a CDS encoding helix-turn-helix domain-containing protein, translating into MLTLSYEFQLKPTCRQAQTMESWWEICRQVGNDGLRERQDG; encoded by the coding sequence ATGTTGACTCTCAGCTACGAATTTCAACTCAAGCCGACATGCCGCCAGGCTCAAACGATGGAGTCGTGGTGGGAAATCTGTCGGCAAGTTGGCAATGATGGGCTGAGAGAACGCCAAGATGGGG